One genomic window of Tistrella mobilis includes the following:
- a CDS encoding ferritin family protein: MPVTTDAAIRAALDEAWRAAAIAEAVIARFGPVMPFRNLLMSDYLHAATLIRLLVARGMSAPARPVAAPPALPADLRAACRMAADNAVAAIGGYESRLLPAVQGDAEAGPVLMRLHDALRHVQLPALLHWAEMHGCPAPAAAS; the protein is encoded by the coding sequence ATGCCCGTCACCACCGATGCCGCGATTCGGGCGGCGCTGGACGAAGCCTGGCGGGCGGCGGCCATCGCCGAGGCGGTGATTGCGCGTTTCGGGCCGGTCATGCCCTTCCGCAACCTGCTGATGTCGGATTATCTGCATGCCGCCACCCTGATCCGCCTGCTCGTCGCCCGCGGCATGTCTGCCCCGGCGCGCCCGGTTGCCGCCCCGCCGGCCCTGCCCGCGGATCTGCGGGCCGCCTGCCGGATGGCGGCCGACAACGCCGTGGCGGCGATCGGCGGCTATGAAAGCCGGCTGCTGCCGGCGGTGCAGGGCGATGCCGAGGCCGGGCCCGTGCTGATGCGCCTCCATGATGCGCTACGCCATGTTCAGCTGCCGGCCCTGCTTCACTGGGCGGAAATGCATGGCTGCCCTGCCCCGGCCGCCGCATCCTGA
- a CDS encoding alpha/beta fold hydrolase, whose product MSSKSVGSATPSAVPAFWPLAMANDMLQQGLELYARNAKFVEEEIRIHDDLRPKLATPSRLRLDLRTMALREYGQQGKGIPTLVNAPYAGHTAMIADYHQGQSLVETLLANGIDHVALTDWKSATADMKDLEIDDYLAQLVVAIDDLGGRVNLVGLCQGGWTSAMIAARFPEKVNSLVLAGAPIDTDAGDGPIKRMAHASPMAFYEDLVKLGGGLMRGKFMLQGWKNMHPEQHYIQSHIDLYEHIDDPAYLAKEEVFESWYENPLDLPGRWYLQAIRLLFKENRLAKGDFIALGRRLDLKTITCPTYLLAGAGDDITTPEQVLDAAKYIGTPAADIVQQTVPGGHIGLFMGARTLKEYWPGIARWIAGRD is encoded by the coding sequence ATGTCATCGAAATCCGTCGGATCCGCCACCCCCAGCGCCGTCCCCGCCTTCTGGCCGCTCGCCATGGCGAACGACATGCTGCAGCAGGGGCTGGAGCTGTATGCGCGCAATGCGAAATTCGTCGAGGAAGAGATCCGCATCCACGATGATCTGCGGCCCAAACTCGCCACGCCCAGCCGGCTGCGTCTCGACCTGCGGACCATGGCTCTGCGCGAATATGGCCAGCAGGGTAAGGGCATCCCCACGCTGGTGAACGCCCCCTATGCCGGCCATACCGCGATGATCGCGGATTATCACCAGGGCCAGAGCCTGGTTGAAACCCTGCTCGCCAACGGCATCGATCATGTCGCGCTGACCGACTGGAAAAGCGCCACCGCCGATATGAAGGATCTGGAGATCGACGACTATCTGGCCCAGCTGGTGGTCGCGATCGACGATCTGGGCGGCCGGGTCAATCTGGTCGGCCTCTGCCAGGGCGGCTGGACCTCGGCGATGATCGCCGCCCGCTTCCCCGAGAAGGTGAATTCACTGGTGCTGGCCGGGGCGCCGATCGATACCGATGCCGGCGACGGGCCGATCAAACGCATGGCCCATGCCTCGCCGATGGCCTTTTACGAGGATCTGGTGAAGCTGGGCGGCGGGCTGATGCGCGGCAAGTTCATGCTGCAGGGCTGGAAAAACATGCATCCCGAGCAGCATTACATCCAGTCCCATATCGACCTCTACGAGCATATCGACGACCCGGCCTATCTGGCCAAGGAAGAGGTCTTCGAAAGCTGGTACGAAAACCCGCTCGACCTGCCCGGGCGCTGGTACCTGCAGGCGATCCGACTGCTGTTCAAGGAAAACCGTCTGGCGAAGGGCGATTTCATCGCGCTCGGCCGCCGGCTGGACCTGAAGACGATCACCTGCCCGACCTATCTTCTGGCGGGTGCGGGCGACGACATCACCACGCCGGAACAGGTGCTGGACGCGGCGAAATATATCGGCACGCCCGCAGCCGATATCGTGCAGCAGACGGTGCCGGGCGGGCATATCGGCCTGTTCATGGGCGCCCGCACGCTGAAAGAATACTGGCCGGGGATTGCCCGCTGGATCGCCGGCCGGGACTGA
- a CDS encoding Crp/Fnr family transcriptional regulator: protein MQPNRIAAAWKGLAACQSCGIRRLALFADLEAEDFAHIHLPIEERSIPAGTALYGLDDPAEAVFTVRAGLVKLVHIQPDGGQRIVRLVRAGGVAGIEALVRPTYPHAAMALQPVELCRIPTSVVTRLQTETPRLHQRLMEKWYEALSVADDFLTELATGHARQRLARLLLWLSEDAPDQPVRLFSREDLGAILGVTLETTSRTISEFRRSGVLTTLSHNLVRCDRAALAEIAA, encoded by the coding sequence GTGCAGCCAAACCGGATTGCCGCCGCCTGGAAGGGGCTTGCCGCGTGCCAGAGCTGCGGCATCCGCCGGCTTGCGCTCTTCGCCGATCTGGAGGCGGAGGATTTCGCCCATATCCATCTGCCGATCGAGGAACGCAGCATCCCGGCCGGCACCGCCCTCTACGGGCTGGACGATCCGGCAGAGGCGGTGTTTACCGTGCGCGCCGGCCTGGTGAAGCTGGTCCATATCCAGCCCGATGGCGGCCAGCGCATCGTGCGGCTGGTGCGGGCGGGCGGGGTGGCCGGGATCGAGGCGCTGGTCCGGCCGACCTATCCCCATGCGGCGATGGCCCTGCAGCCGGTGGAGTTGTGCCGGATCCCGACCTCGGTGGTGACCCGCCTGCAGACCGAAACGCCCCGGCTGCATCAGCGGCTGATGGAGAAGTGGTACGAGGCGTTGAGCGTTGCCGACGACTTCCTGACCGAGCTTGCCACCGGCCATGCCCGCCAGCGCCTGGCCCGGCTGCTGCTATGGCTGAGCGAGGATGCCCCCGATCAGCCGGTGCGGCTGTTCAGCCGCGAGGATCTGGGGGCGATCCTGGGGGTGACGCTGGAGACGACCAGCCGGACGATTTCCGAGTTTCGCCGCAGCGGCGTGCTGACCACGCTGTCGCATAATCTGGTGCGCTGCGACCGGGCGGCGCTTGCAGAGATTGCCGCCTGA